DNA sequence from the Falco biarmicus isolate bFalBia1 chromosome 19 unlocalized genomic scaffold, bFalBia1.pri SUPER_19_unloc_1, whole genome shotgun sequence genome:
CTCACGCTCGGAGCTCTGCTGCAGTTGTATCTGGGGAAAACTTGAGCCAAAAAAAGCTTCGCTTAACGAAGCAGCCTACGTGAGTGGTGTGTGCTTCTGTCCTAGGTGTCAGTCCCGCCTCGAGACCTTCTCCAGGAACCCCGACCAGCCCAACAGCTCTTACTAGCGGCCTGAAGACTCCTGTCATGGGAACTCAGTCTGCTCCTTCCAACCCGTTAGCAAATATTCTCTCCAAAGTTGAAATAACTCCTGAAAGTATTTTGTCTGCTCTCTCCAAAACCCAGACTCAGACCGCACCAGCATTGCAAGGTACCAGAGTGGGTCGCGAGGGAATGGCTAACTGTGTGTTCGGTGGCAGTAGCCACGCTGAAACGTGCTGCAGTGCTTATCCTAAAGCGAAAATGAAAAACTTTTATGTGGAATGTATTACGTCTGTGGCAAGGTGACTTTTTCTCAGGTAGCCCACGTGTTACGGATCAGCAAGTTCACTTACTTTGCTGTATGTCTTCGCATTTTTGCCGTGACTGAAGGGCGCTCATCCAGAACGCTTGGTTGAAGGGCGCAGAACAGGACGGGAGACCCGAGAGGGCTTTGTGGTTTCCCCGCGCTTCCGAGAGCGCTTTTTTAGAGCAGACCAACTGCCCAGAGGTGCTACTTCTGCTTCTGCACCTTGCATGTGTAACCCTGGTTGGTAGCGCGATGTTTTTTACGCCTGGCTATGAAGCCAGGCTGAGTTATTACCCGACTCACTCAGACGCGTGTTGAAATTTATATTTGTAGATCAATCTGAGCCTCTGGCAAAAGTTTGCACCTCAGCGGGTGCAAAATCCAGTCGCTTTCCAGGCTGAATCGGGAAGTAGTTTCAAGGAACGACATCTGCGGTACAAATACCTTGACAGCGGCTCAGGTTGAGTTGCCTCTTACCTGAATATCTGAACGCAGCGTTCTTTTTTCCAGGCTTATCGTCCTTACTTCAGAGTGTGGCTGGAAATACCGTTCAGTCAAGCGAAACTGCGTCGCAGAGCACTTCAGCATCGCCCGCCAACACGACTGTTCCATGCGTGAAGGGGAGGAATATTCCTTCCAATCCTCAGTCCTTTATATCCAAAAGCTTTGGTTATTCTCCAAACTCATCTACCGCTGAGGTTTCCTCAACTTCGGTTAATAAGGCTCCCGTTGGACACACCCCAGGGCTGTCAACCTCCAGTTTTAAGCCGCCAACCAATTCCCTGGGATTTTCCAGTTCCCACCCTCCCAGTCCTTCTTCCCTTTTGCCAACAGAAACCTCACTGGGTCAATCCTctgaaatttcaaaagcaaagctggaatCGGAACCCCCTTCTCCGAGCCTGGAGATGAAGATACACAATTTCTTGAAGGGAAATCCTGGCTTCAGTGGTCTGAACTTGAATATTCCAATCCTCAGCAGCTTAGGGTCCAGCATCGCAACGGAAAGCCACGCGTCTGACTTCCAGCGTGGTCCTACCAGCACTTCTATGGACAATGTGGACGGAACGCCGGTGCGCGACGAGCGAAGCGGGACACCCACCCAGGATGAGATGATGGATAAGCCGACGTCGAGCAACGTTGACACCATCTCCCTGCTGTCAAAAATCATGAGCCCTGGTTCTTCTACTCCCAGCAGCACGAGGTCGCCTCTGCAGAGCCGGGATGACGGCTATTCCCAGGAACTCTCCAGTTCTGTGCACGCCTACCGGCCCTTCGGCCTCGGCAGAGACTCTCCGGCCGGCCTCTACAAGCAGTCTGCAGACAGCATGGAGATGCCCTCCTCTTTAATGGACTCCTCCCAGGAGAAGTTTTACCCGGACACATCTTTTCAAGAGGACGAAGATTATCGCGACTTCGATTACTCTGGGCCGCCGCCGTCGGCCATGCTAAACCTGGAGAAGAAGCCAGCCAAGTCTATCTTGAAATCGAGTAAACTCTCTGAAGCTGCGGAGTACCAGCCGGTCCTGTCCAGCTACGGCCAGAGGTCGCAGGAGTTTGGCGTGAAGTCATCCTTCCCTCCGTCAATGAGGTCTATTCTTGACCAGAGCGAGAGCTGTGACCCGCTGGCGGCGTCTCCGGGGATGTACGGGAGCTACGGCCTGAGGGGAAACGACTCCACCTCGGACGGTTCCCCTTCGCCCAGCAAGAATGATGTGTTTTTCACACCGGACTCCAATCACAACAACTTACCGAAATCGGTGGTGCACTCTGGCCTCTCGCAGAAGCAATACCCGGACTCGCCCCACTCGATTCCCCACCGCTCGCTTTTCTCTTCTCAAAACGCCCTCTCCAGCCCCGCCGGCAGAGCGCCCGCGGCCAGCGTGGAGAAATCCTTGGGTTCTTCCATTTCCGCCACGTCGACCATCGAGTTCAAGAACATGCTCAAAAACGCCTCCCGCAAGCCCTCCGAGGAGAAGCATTTTGGCCAGATCTCCAAAAGCAGCTCTGGCGAGGGGGTGAGCCTGTCTGGCCACGGTGCGGCCGGCGCGCCCAAGGGGGAACCGCAGCCGCAGGAGGAGCATTACCGCATCGAGACCCGggtctcctcctcctgcttggACTTACCCGACAGCACCGAGGAGAAAGGGGCCCCCATCGAAACGCTGGGTTACCACAACGCCTCGAGCAGGGGGATGTCGGGAGAGCCCATCCAGACCGTGGAGTCCATCCGCGTCCTGGGCAAGGGCAACAGAGGACACGGGCGAGAGGCGAGCCGGGCGGCGGGGTGGTTCGAGATGAGCAGCAGCGGGAGCGCCTTCGATAACGGGCCCTCGGGCACGTCGGAGTTGCCCGGCATGGGCGGCTTCCCGGCGCCCTACAAGGAGCACGTGCCGCCCTTCCAGGAGAGCGTCAACAACTTCCGAACAAATAACTTCAGCCCCGCTTTCGAGCACCACATGCCACCGCCACCACCGCCGCCCCTCGCACCGCCTCCCATCGAGCACGGGACTCCCTTCCAGCGCGACCCGGTGGGTCCACCTGCCggccccccggccgccccccccaAGGACCACGGCAGCCTGTTCCCCAGGGATCACTCGGTCCCTCCCCGCATGCCGTCGGTGGATCACACCAACCCCTTCTCGAAGGAATCCTCCGCTCCGCTCTCGCTGCCCCACGGCGTCCCCCCGCCTCCCTCCGTGGAGCACGCCGGGGTCCCCTTCCCcacgcccccgccgccccccgtCCCAGGGGAGCACGCCGGCGTCCCCTTCCCCGCTCAGCCACCGCCGGCCGGGGAGCACGGCGGCGTCCCCttccccgcgccgccccccaTGGCGGTGGAGCACGGCACCGGCGCCTTCCCCAAGGAGCACGGTACGATCCACCAAGGGACGATGAAAGAGCATTTCGCCGTGCACGCCGGACCCCGGGAGCCGGtggcccagccccagcagcggGACCACGCCGCAGCCCCCCTGTCCCGCACCCGCGAGGCCGTGGGGCTGACCCCCCCTCTCCCGGGAGCAGCTGGGGGCACCCCGTGGCCTGGGGCCCCCCTGCTCACAGGGACGGTGGGAGCCGTGGCGGGGTGCTGGTCAGGACCCCCCGCGCTGACTTCAGGCCGCGAGAGCCCTTCGTCAGCAGGGACCCCTTCCATAGCCTGAAacggccccggccgcccttcgGGAGGGGGTCCCCCTTCTTCACCCCCAAAcgccccttcttcccccccaGGTACTGAAGGAGACGCCCCCAGCGAAGGCATCGGATGCTGTGGAGAGCAGCGAGTAGCGCTTtcacatgtttttttccatattttttttttttctttccctttgagAGCCCCATAACCTTCTCCTAAATTAAATagtctggatttcttttttttttttcttttctttttttttttttttcccctcctcccgGTTTATTTCTACCCAGTTGGTGCAAgactagggggaaaaaaaaaaaaaaaaagttttaatggaAAGAAGAAGCGTTgctgttgaaataaaaacttcCAGTAGTTTCgaaaggtaaaaggaaaaaaaaaaaaaatctgaagaaaaaaaaaaaaagaaaaaaggaaaaaaaaaaaaagaaaccaaccctAACAATCAGAAGGGAAGGATGAAGCGTGCTGTTGGGATGTTGTTTTTTAGCCGATTACCAAACCGCTGCCGCAGGGAGGAGTGAAGGGTCCAAGCGGTGGCAGAGACCCCCCCCCACCTCTCCTGTGCCTTCCTCTGCAGCGAGGTCGCCGCTCCCCCTggcaaaacccaccaaaaaaaaacccaaaaaaaggtttaaaaaaaaaaaaaaaaaaaaaaaaggcaaaaaaaaaatcaaaagaacaaACTCACCCTACGATGATGCTCTGCGGCCGGCCGGACTCTGGCTCCCGGCGGTGAGGGGGggtccccagcctgtccccccTCCATCACCCGTCATCTGTTGGTTggattttggtttattttggggtttgttgtttggtttttttttttttgttgggttttttttgtttgtttgttttttccgTTTCGTTTCTCCCCTGGGAACACTGTTGACTTTCtacgtgtgtgtatatataataatCACTTTTTAATTCCATCTCTCGGATCGCAGACGGAGCCCACGGGGGGCTCggggcgctgccccccgcccagggccgccccgcagccgccccgaCGGCTTTTATATGAAGTTGGAATTttacttgatttattttaaatttgttttgttttgttttttttttagttgctaGAATCCATCATATATGTTTGATAAAGGTGTAGGGTTAAATATCtacataaaaattacaaaaacgAGGTGGCGGATCCTGTCTTTGTTCTGCGCTTTGGCGGAGGGGGGGCTCGGTCACCTCAGCCCTGAGGGGATCCCCACCGTGGGCCCCCCGGGGAGGCTCGGCCAGACCCCCGCCCCCCTCCTGCGGGGCCGTCAGGGGGTCCCgatttccccccgccccccttccGTCTTGTCCGTGGTTCGCTCCGGCCCGCGCCGGGAGCGGGGGTTGCCCGGGGGCGGGCGCGTCCAacgcggccccggggcgggggggggggggggccgggccgggcgggggtAGCACCCGGGCTTGGTCCAGCCTCTGGGTGGAGCCAAGCGCGCCTAGCTCCGCCCCCTGGGTGT
Encoded proteins:
- the RPRD2 gene encoding LOW QUALITY PROTEIN: regulation of nuclear pre-mRNA domain-containing protein 2 (The sequence of the model RefSeq protein was modified relative to this genomic sequence to represent the inferred CDS: inserted 3 bases in 2 codons; deleted 1 base in 1 codon) — encoded protein: MAAGGGGGGRASSSSSSAAASSSSAGALEASLDRKLQAVTNTMESIQGLSSWCLENKRHHSTIVYHWMKWLRRSAFPHRLNLFYLANDVIQNCKRKNAIVFRDTFAEVLPEAASLVKDPSVSKSIERIFKIWEDRNVYPEETILALKEALSTTFKTQKQLKETLNKQPNKPWKKSQTSTNPKAALKSKIVAEFRPQSLIEELLLYKRSEDQIELKEKQLSTMRVDVCSTETLKCLKDKTGGKKFSKEFEEASSKLEEFVNGLDKQVKNGPSLTEALENAGIFYEAQYKEVKVVANAYKTFANRVSNLKKKLDQLKATLPDPEESPVPSPSMDAPSPTGSESPFQGMGEEDNSRSPVVGSRKTVSPEPVTDNRDVEDMELSDVEDDTSKIIVEERKEKQAPPASAPVKTESVPKAVPSTAAVGTTSVTVTTPAQTPPTPPAPKAVSAAAPIPPSPALALPNLANVDLAKISSILSSLTSVMKNTGVSPASRPSPGTPTSPTALTSGLKTPVMGTQSAPSNPLANILSKVEITPESILSALSKTQTQTAPALQGLSSLLQSVAGNTVQSSETASQSTSASPANTTVPCVKGRNIPSNPQSFISKSFGYSPNSSTAEVSSTSVNKAPVGHTPGLSTSSFKPPTNSLGFSSSHPPSPSSLLPTETSLGQSSEISKAKLESEPPSPSLEMKIHNFLKGNPGFSGLNLNIPILSSLGSSIATESHASDFQRGPTSTSMDNVDGTPVRDERSGTPTQDEMMDKPTSSNVDTISLLSKIMSPGSSTPSSTRSPLQSRDDGYSQELSSSVHAYRPFGLGRDSPAGLYKQSADSMEMPSSLMDSSQEKFYPDTSFQEDEDYRDFDYSGPPPSAMLNLEKKPAKSILKSSKLSEAAEYQPVLSSYGQRSQEFGVKSSFPPSMRSILDQSESCDPLAASPGMYGSYGLRGNDSTSDGSPSPSKNDVFFTPDSNHNNLPKSVVHSGLSQKQYPDSPHSIPHRSLFSSQNALSSPAGRAPAASVEKSLGSSISATSTIEFKNMLKNASRKPSEEKHFGQISKSSSGEGVSLSGHGAAGAPKGEPQPQEEHYRIETRVSSSCLDLPDSTEEKGAPIETLGYHNASSRGMSGEPIQTVESIRVLGKGNRGHGREASRAAGWFEMSSSGSAFDNGPSGTSELPGMGGFPAPYKEHVPPFQESVNNFRTNNFSPAFEHHMPPPPPPPLAPPPIEHGTPFQRDPVGPPAGPPAAPPKDHGSLFPRDHSVPPRMPSVDHTNPFSKESSAPLSLPHGVPPPPSVEHAGVPFPTPPPPPVPGEHAGVPFPAQPPPAGEHGGVPFPAPPPMAVEHGTGAFPKEHGTIHQGTMKEHFAVHAGPREPVAQPQQRDHAAAPLSRTREAVGLTPLSREQLGAPRGLGPXPAHRDGGSRGGVLVRTPRADFRPREPFVSRDPFHXPETAPAALREGVPLLHPQTPLLPPQVLKETPPAKASDAVESSE